The following proteins are encoded in a genomic region of Sneathiella marina:
- a CDS encoding metallophosphoesterase — translation MALPRISTMVSKLTHKAQGETIPLADARMPADELAFVIGDIHGRNDLLLSVIERITTHEYVPDYQKRHIVFLGDYVDRGKMSKEVIQTLIDLDLPEFNIVTLDGNHEASMRGFLENPVKGKRWLHYGGDATLRSYGIDVSLDDLTEADLVAKSAELEMALSPSHKKFLYGLTGHYSLGDFFFTHAGINPKRVLAEQSERDLLWIRSEFLTHDGLYEKVIVHGHSISAQPEFRDNRIGIDTGAFYSNDLTCLVLYGNSKKIL, via the coding sequence CTATTCCGCTGGCGGATGCCCGCATGCCTGCGGATGAATTAGCATTTGTTATTGGCGATATTCATGGGCGGAATGACTTGCTTCTCTCGGTAATTGAACGCATTACGACTCACGAATATGTTCCGGATTATCAAAAGCGACATATTGTCTTTCTCGGTGACTATGTGGATCGAGGCAAGATGAGCAAGGAAGTTATTCAGACTCTCATTGATCTCGATCTCCCCGAATTCAATATCGTGACATTGGACGGCAACCATGAAGCCTCCATGAGAGGATTTCTGGAGAACCCGGTTAAGGGTAAGCGATGGCTGCATTATGGCGGCGATGCTACATTGAGAAGCTATGGAATAGATGTTTCATTGGACGACCTGACAGAGGCGGATTTGGTCGCAAAGTCGGCAGAGCTCGAGATGGCATTGTCCCCGAGCCATAAAAAGTTCCTCTACGGCCTTACCGGTCATTATTCGTTGGGAGATTTCTTTTTCACCCATGCGGGGATAAATCCAAAGCGCGTTCTTGCAGAGCAGTCGGAGCGTGACTTATTATGGATCAGAAGTGAATTTCTGACCCATGACGGCTTATATGAAAAAGTGATTGTTCACGGTCATAGTATTTCCGCCCAGCCAGAGTTCAGGGATAATCGAATTGGAATTGACACCGGTGCGTTTTATTCGAATGACCTGACTTGTCTTGTGCTTTACGGAAACAGCAAAAAAATACTGTGA